One part of the Treponema sp. OMZ 787 genome encodes these proteins:
- a CDS encoding MalY/PatB family protein, with product MVYDFTTKISRKNSGSLKWDLMYSQNPQVGNDVVPLSVADMEFKNPPELIEGLKKYLDEAVLGYTGPTEEYKRTVKKWMKDRHNWNIETDWIINTAGVVPALYNAVREFTKPGDGVIIITPVYYPFFMAVKDQERKIVECELLEKNGYYTIDFEKLEKLSKDKNNKALLFCSPHNPVGRVWKKDELQKIKDIVLNSDLLLWSDEIHFDLIMPGYEHTVLQSIDEALAGKMITFTAPSKTFNIAGMGMSNIIIKNPDMRERFKKSRDITSGMPFTTLGYKACEICYKECGKWLDECIKVIDKNQRIVKEFFEINHPEIKAPLIEGTYLQWMDFRALKMDHKAMEEFMIHKAQIFFDEGYIFGDGGIGFERINLAAPSSVIQETLERLSKALKDLKK from the coding sequence ATGGTTTACGATTTTACAACAAAAATTTCAAGGAAAAACTCAGGTTCACTCAAATGGGACTTAATGTATTCACAAAATCCCCAAGTTGGAAATGATGTGGTTCCTCTTTCGGTGGCTGACATGGAATTTAAAAATCCGCCTGAACTTATTGAAGGTTTAAAAAAATATCTTGACGAAGCCGTGTTAGGATATACAGGCCCAACTGAAGAGTATAAAAGAACCGTAAAAAAATGGATGAAGGATAGACATAACTGGAATATTGAAACAGACTGGATAATAAATACGGCGGGAGTCGTTCCGGCATTGTACAATGCTGTTAGGGAATTTACAAAACCGGGCGATGGAGTTATTATAATAACCCCTGTTTACTATCCTTTCTTTATGGCTGTAAAAGATCAGGAGCGCAAGATAGTAGAATGTGAATTGCTTGAAAAAAACGGGTACTATACGATCGATTTTGAAAAACTGGAAAAATTATCCAAGGATAAAAATAATAAAGCCTTGCTCTTTTGCTCTCCTCATAATCCTGTGGGCAGGGTCTGGAAAAAAGACGAACTTCAAAAAATAAAGGACATAGTTTTAAATAGTGATCTTCTGCTCTGGTCAGATGAAATTCATTTCGACTTAATTATGCCCGGCTATGAGCATACAGTACTTCAATCTATTGATGAAGCACTTGCCGGCAAGATGATTACTTTTACTGCACCATCTAAAACGTTTAATATAGCCGGAATGGGTATGAGTAACATAATAATTAAAAATCCTGATATGAGGGAAAGATTCAAAAAATCACGGGATATTACAAGCGGAATGCCCTTTACAACTCTTGGTTATAAAGCTTGCGAAATTTGCTATAAAGAATGCGGAAAATGGCTTGATGAATGTATAAAGGTAATAGACAAAAATCAAAGAATCGTAAAAGAATTTTTTGAAATAAATCATCCCGAAATAAAAGCTCCTCTCATTGAGGGCACCTATTTGCAATGGATGGATTTTAGAGCATTGAAAATGGATCATAAGGCTATGGAAGAATTTATGATTCACAAAGCTCAAATATTTTTTGATGAAGGTTATATCTTTGGAGACGGAGGAATAGGATTCGAAAGAATCAATCTGGCTGCTCCTTCATCCGTTATTCAAGAAACATTAGAAAGACTAAGTAAGGCTTTAAAAGATCTAAAAAAATGA
- the tig gene encoding trigger factor, with translation MDYEKNVTLKEKSHAELSVKIKQADVQENYKKLLNKYSKELQIPGFRKGKVPVSVLETKYGDAIKGDLAGDLIEDSLKEIFESLDEYERPLPYSYPELQEKPELKIEEDFSFTVHYDVFPKVEIKKIEGFTVEVPEVSVSEEDIKKELERLQERNALVTACKEGSTAEKDHIATINYCELDDEGKTISGTERQDFVFTIGSGLNIYKIDDDIIGMKKGESKEITKTFPEDDSNKELAGKTKKIKVTLTALKYKDLPALDDDFAQDINEKYKNLDELKADIKKKFEISVEEKIKSLQKNALTEQMLKEHTIDLPESMVRAELESRWMMMANQFRTTPEELEKMFGNGPQSKAALLEGWREDSEKNLKERVLIETLLKEKNIEVNDDEIEAEYVRLSERMDIALDELKSYYANPREKEYLSEGLKEEKLFKALYEKSTIKTGKKITFEELLKD, from the coding sequence ATGGACTACGAAAAGAACGTAACTCTTAAAGAAAAATCACATGCGGAACTTTCAGTAAAAATCAAACAGGCTGATGTTCAAGAAAACTATAAAAAATTGCTCAATAAATATTCAAAAGAGCTTCAAATACCGGGATTTAGAAAAGGAAAGGTTCCCGTATCGGTACTTGAAACAAAATACGGCGATGCAATAAAGGGAGATCTGGCAGGCGACCTTATTGAAGACTCTTTAAAAGAAATTTTTGAATCTCTTGACGAATACGAAAGACCTCTCCCCTACTCATATCCCGAACTTCAAGAAAAACCGGAATTAAAAATTGAAGAAGACTTTTCTTTTACAGTCCACTATGATGTTTTCCCCAAGGTCGAAATTAAAAAAATTGAAGGCTTTACTGTTGAAGTACCGGAAGTAAGTGTTTCTGAAGAAGACATAAAAAAAGAGCTTGAAAGGCTTCAAGAACGAAATGCCCTTGTTACAGCCTGCAAAGAAGGAAGTACAGCAGAAAAAGATCATATTGCCACAATCAATTACTGCGAACTTGATGATGAAGGAAAAACAATTTCAGGCACAGAAAGACAGGATTTTGTATTTACAATAGGTTCAGGCCTAAATATCTATAAAATTGATGATGACATAATTGGTATGAAAAAAGGTGAGTCTAAGGAAATTACCAAAACCTTCCCTGAAGATGACTCAAACAAAGAGCTTGCGGGAAAAACCAAGAAGATAAAGGTAACTCTTACTGCTCTAAAATACAAGGATTTACCGGCTCTTGATGATGACTTTGCCCAAGATATAAACGAAAAGTATAAAAACTTGGACGAACTAAAGGCCGATATCAAGAAAAAGTTTGAAATAAGTGTAGAAGAAAAAATCAAGTCTTTACAAAAAAATGCTTTAACAGAACAAATGCTAAAGGAGCACACAATAGACCTTCCAGAATCAATGGTAAGGGCTGAGCTTGAATCCAGATGGATGATGATGGCCAATCAATTTAGAACAACACCTGAAGAACTTGAAAAAATGTTCGGCAATGGTCCCCAATCAAAAGCAGCTCTTTTGGAAGGCTGGAGAGAGGATTCCGAAAAGAACTTAAAAGAAAGAGTTTTAATCGAAACCCTTCTTAAAGAAAAAAATATCGAAGTAAATGATGATGAAATAGAAGCCGAATATGTCCGCTTATCGGAAAGAATGGATATTGCTCTTGATGAGTTAAAAAGCTATTATGCCAACCCTCGCGAAAAAGAATATTTAAGCGAAGGCTTAAAAGAAGAAAAACTTTTTAAAGCTCTTTATGAAAAATCTACAATCAAGACAGGCAAAAAAATTACCTTTGAAGAACTTTTAAAAGACTAA
- the rpsR gene encoding 30S ribosomal protein S18 → MEANMQENIRDGEDKRKGRSFYRKKVCRFCTQKLKIDYKEPDALRRFITERGKILPRRITGTCAKHQRKLAVEIKRARAVALLPFVMNE, encoded by the coding sequence ATGGAAGCTAACATGCAGGAAAATATTCGCGATGGCGAAGATAAAAGAAAGGGCAGATCCTTTTATAGAAAAAAGGTTTGCCGCTTTTGCACACAAAAGTTAAAGATCGATTATAAAGAACCGGACGCTTTACGCCGCTTTATAACTGAAAGAGGTAAGATTCTTCCAAGAAGAATTACCGGAACTTGTGCAAAACATCAGCGAAAACTTGCCGTTGAGATTAAACGAGCAAGAGCTGTTGCCTTGCTTCCTTTCGTTATGAACGAGTAG
- a CDS encoding APC family permease has translation METTKEKRNLNLFNIFSLGFGGAVGSGIFVLTGLGIAATGKSILVSIMAGCIFMLLAYFYNVLLSSMFMFEGGDYSQKALVFNPFFTGVNGYITFINGFSVAMYGLAMVNYAGIVLPQIIPYTKLIAIIIITLFFAATIRGSKFISTINNIMTVVLIAAIVFYIVFGIPKVKPGYFSDPNFFTDGFKGVIAGIAIMGWACQGTTMGPVSVSAVTMKPKKNIPYGIFLVTIAIAIVYGLMGYVSAGVLPISEVAGQNLSLVAAEIFPRSIFILFIMGGAVFAIATSMITGIIMVRYPILKVAQAGWLPKFFTKTTKTGYPWAVYGIYYILSILPVLLGLKLDAIVSLVMIPAMLTNLYTNIKCIKVIRDYPEQWKKSVLHMPRIIMDIICILSALCAAIVCYNLFMMLSTKEKLFMIGIMVIISILSIYNLKAGNVKIEELEANKKQIIEDALLAETEE, from the coding sequence ATGGAAACAACAAAAGAAAAGAGAAATTTAAATTTATTTAACATTTTCTCGCTAGGTTTTGGCGGAGCTGTAGGCTCCGGGATCTTTGTGCTAACGGGATTGGGTATTGCCGCTACCGGCAAATCCATATTGGTATCAATTATGGCTGGTTGTATTTTTATGCTTTTGGCATATTTTTACAATGTACTTTTATCATCAATGTTTATGTTTGAAGGAGGTGATTATAGTCAAAAAGCATTGGTTTTTAATCCTTTTTTTACAGGTGTAAATGGATATATAACATTTATTAATGGTTTTTCTGTCGCTATGTATGGTCTTGCGATGGTAAACTATGCAGGAATAGTACTACCGCAAATTATACCATACACAAAATTAATTGCAATCATAATTATTACTTTATTTTTTGCGGCAACAATAAGAGGCTCAAAGTTTATATCCACAATAAACAATATAATGACTGTAGTATTAATTGCAGCAATTGTCTTTTACATTGTATTCGGTATTCCAAAGGTAAAACCTGGATATTTCTCCGATCCTAATTTTTTTACTGATGGATTTAAAGGAGTTATTGCAGGAATAGCAATTATGGGATGGGCATGCCAGGGAACAACAATGGGTCCGGTATCGGTATCGGCTGTTACAATGAAGCCTAAAAAAAATATACCGTATGGTATTTTCCTTGTAACAATAGCAATTGCTATTGTTTATGGGTTAATGGGTTATGTATCGGCAGGAGTTCTTCCCATAAGCGAGGTCGCAGGCCAAAATCTTTCACTTGTAGCCGCCGAGATTTTTCCAAGATCAATTTTTATTCTCTTTATAATGGGAGGAGCTGTTTTTGCCATAGCAACATCAATGATTACCGGTATAATAATGGTTCGATATCCAATACTAAAAGTAGCACAAGCAGGTTGGCTGCCGAAATTTTTTACAAAAACAACTAAAACAGGTTATCCATGGGCTGTTTACGGTATTTACTATATCCTGTCAATTTTACCGGTTTTGCTTGGGTTAAAATTAGATGCGATCGTCTCTTTGGTAATGATACCTGCTATGTTAACAAATTTATATACAAATATAAAATGTATTAAGGTAATAAGAGACTATCCGGAGCAATGGAAAAAATCTGTATTGCATATGCCTAGAATAATTATGGATATCATCTGCATACTCTCGGCACTTTGTGCGGCAATCGTTTGTTATAACTTATTTATGATGCTTTCTACAAAAGAAAAACTTTTTATGATAGGTATTATGGTCATAATATCGATCCTCTCAATTTACAATTTAAAAGCCGGAAATGTAAAAATTGAAGAATTGGAAGCAAATAAAAAGCAAATTATAGAAGATGCCTTACTTGCTGAAACGGAAGAATAG
- a CDS encoding V-type ATP synthase subunit K (produces ATP from ADP in the presence of a proton gradient across the membrane; the K subunit is a nonenzymatic component which binds the dimeric form by interacting with the G and E subunits), protein MTFGFFGAAAALGISAIGSAIGLAVAGQATIGAWKRCYLNNKPAPFSLVAFAGAPLTQTLYGFLLMNRMLTSSQSDWFLLGLGLVCGVSIAASAIAQGKASASGSDAMAETGKGFVQYITIVGLCETVALFVMVFGMMKC, encoded by the coding sequence ATGACTTTTGGTTTTTTTGGTGCTGCTGCTGCGTTAGGTATTTCAGCTATCGGTTCTGCAATCGGTCTTGCCGTTGCAGGTCAGGCAACAATCGGTGCATGGAAGCGCTGTTATTTGAATAACAAGCCCGCTCCCTTTAGTTTAGTCGCCTTTGCAGGTGCTCCTCTCACGCAGACTCTTTACGGTTTCTTGCTTATGAACAGGATGCTTACCTCATCTCAGAGCGACTGGTTCTTATTGGGCTTAGGCCTTGTTTGCGGTGTTTCTATCGCAGCTTCTGCTATTGCTCAGGGTAAGGCTTCTGCTTCAGGTTCCGATGCTATGGCTGAAACAGGAAAGGGCTTTGTACAGTACATTACTATCGTAGGTCTTTGCGAAACCGTTGCTCTTTTCGTAATGGTTTTTGGCATGATGAAGTGCTAA
- the rpsF gene encoding 30S ribosomal protein S6 codes for MRNYELMTVFPVEEDLYKPGIDALHSILADFGVQIKSEEPFGDRDLAYEIKKKTKGRYVLFNIEADPSKMIELDKRFKLITQMLTYLFVRLED; via the coding sequence ATGAGAAACTATGAACTTATGACGGTTTTTCCGGTTGAAGAAGATCTTTATAAACCGGGAATAGATGCTCTACATTCAATTCTGGCGGATTTCGGTGTTCAGATCAAATCTGAAGAGCCTTTCGGCGATCGGGATTTAGCTTATGAAATCAAAAAGAAGACAAAGGGACGATATGTTCTTTTCAACATTGAAGCTGATCCTTCAAAGATGATTGAATTGGACAAGCGTTTTAAGCTGATCACTCAAATGTTGACCTATCTTTTTGTCCGTTTAGAGGACTAA
- the rplI gene encoding 50S ribosomal protein L9 translates to MKVILNEDVKYLGEEGDIKNVAKGYARNYLFPRNLAVPCNEFTLAHFESRKEEIEAKKAAKRQDAAGLKERLEALSIKILMPAGPNGKLYGAVTTQTLFDELQKLDFDIERKRIEIPGQTVKITGVHKAVIKLYENTSAEISFTVEAQVTEDKPVKPSEKKGRKPRKDEEGAAEETSVTEESVSEEVQNSESEN, encoded by the coding sequence ATGAAAGTAATTTTGAATGAAGATGTTAAGTATCTTGGAGAAGAAGGAGATATTAAGAATGTAGCCAAGGGATATGCCAGAAACTACCTCTTCCCCAGAAACTTAGCCGTTCCTTGTAATGAGTTTACTCTGGCTCATTTTGAATCACGCAAAGAAGAAATTGAAGCTAAAAAAGCTGCAAAACGCCAAGATGCTGCAGGTCTCAAAGAAAGACTTGAAGCTCTTTCAATTAAGATTCTTATGCCTGCAGGACCTAACGGCAAACTTTATGGTGCAGTTACAACTCAAACTCTTTTTGATGAGCTGCAAAAACTTGATTTTGATATTGAAAGAAAGCGTATCGAAATCCCCGGTCAGACTGTTAAGATTACCGGTGTTCATAAGGCCGTTATAAAGCTTTATGAAAATACCTCTGCAGAAATTTCTTTTACTGTTGAGGCTCAGGTTACTGAAGACAAGCCTGTTAAACCTTCAGAGAAAAAAGGCAGAAAGCCTCGAAAAGATGAAGAAGGTGCAGCAGAAGAAACTTCAGTTACAGAAGAATCCGTATCTGAAGAAGTTCAAAATTCCGAATCGGAAAACTAA
- the clpX gene encoding ATP-dependent Clp protease ATP-binding subunit ClpX — protein sequence MARNRLDGALICSFCNKPENSDRFVVPGPGGVAICDRCVDLCESYIKSYKTVRPIDRTGPIPTPQELKDYLDEYVIGQDQAKRVLSVAVYNHYKRIMNPPLEDDVVIEKSNVLLLGPTGSGKTLLARTLAQKMQVPFAIADATTLTEAGYVGEDVENILLKLIQNANGDIKEAERGIIFIDEIDKISRKSENVSITRDVSGEGVQQALLKIIEGTSASVPPQGGRKHPNQDMLKIDTTNILFICGGAFVGLDKIVEARISTKPIGFGAEVKKLSEKNLTELYDQVSPDDLVKFGLIPELIGRIPIKVALNELKKEDLTRILVEPKNAIIKQFQATFKLDDVELHFDEDAITAIAQQAIDQNTGARGLRSIVEKLMLDAMFEAPSLKGRKELLISKKMVESTSSKPKIKLLDEKTA from the coding sequence ATGGCTCGAAATAGATTGGATGGGGCTTTAATATGCTCTTTTTGTAATAAGCCTGAAAACTCGGATCGTTTTGTTGTTCCGGGGCCCGGAGGAGTAGCCATCTGTGATAGATGCGTAGACCTTTGTGAAAGCTATATAAAGTCCTATAAGACAGTCAGGCCCATTGACCGTACAGGCCCCATTCCTACACCGCAAGAACTAAAAGATTATCTTGATGAGTATGTAATAGGCCAAGATCAGGCAAAGAGGGTTTTATCTGTTGCCGTGTATAATCATTATAAGCGGATAATGAATCCTCCGCTAGAAGATGATGTAGTTATCGAAAAGTCCAATGTTCTTTTATTGGGTCCTACCGGTTCAGGCAAAACCCTTTTAGCAAGAACCCTTGCACAAAAAATGCAGGTTCCATTTGCTATAGCGGATGCAACAACCTTGACTGAAGCCGGCTATGTAGGTGAAGATGTCGAAAATATTCTTCTCAAGCTTATTCAAAATGCAAACGGGGATATAAAAGAAGCCGAAAGAGGTATAATCTTTATTGATGAAATAGATAAAATTTCAAGAAAGAGCGAAAATGTTTCAATTACCAGAGATGTATCAGGTGAAGGTGTTCAGCAAGCTCTTTTAAAGATAATAGAAGGAACCTCAGCATCCGTTCCTCCTCAGGGCGGTAGAAAGCATCCTAATCAGGATATGCTTAAAATAGACACAACAAATATCCTTTTTATATGCGGTGGAGCTTTCGTTGGTTTAGACAAGATAGTAGAAGCCCGAATCTCCACAAAACCCATAGGTTTCGGAGCCGAGGTAAAAAAACTTAGCGAAAAAAATCTTACGGAATTGTATGATCAGGTCTCACCGGATGATTTAGTAAAATTCGGTCTTATACCCGAACTAATAGGCCGAATTCCGATAAAGGTAGCATTAAATGAACTAAAAAAAGAAGACTTGACACGTATCTTGGTTGAGCCCAAAAACGCCATAATAAAGCAATTTCAGGCAACATTTAAGCTTGATGATGTCGAGCTCCACTTTGATGAAGATGCAATTACGGCAATTGCTCAACAAGCTATAGACCAAAATACAGGAGCAAGAGGTTTACGATCCATTGTCGAGAAGCTAATGCTGGATGCCATGTTTGAAGCCCCATCTTTAAAAGGAAGAAAGGAGCTTCTGATAAGTAAAAAGATGGTAGAAAGTACATCATCAAAACCTAAGATAAAACTTCTTGACGAAAAAACTGCTTAA
- the clpP gene encoding ATP-dependent Clp endopeptidase proteolytic subunit ClpP, whose translation MSTLVPYVIEQTGNGERSYDIFSRLLKDRIIFVDGEINDMSADLVVAQLLFLEAQNPDKDISLYINSPGGSVTAGLAIYDTMQHIRPDVQTICLGQCASMGAVLLAGGAKNKRYALPSSRVMIHQPWGGVQGQAVDINIQAKEIVRLKKLTIKYFAENTGKTEKQVAADMERDFFMSAEEALAYGIIDTVMNRRKDGSK comes from the coding sequence ATGAGTACACTTGTACCTTATGTAATTGAACAAACAGGAAACGGAGAGCGCAGCTATGACATTTTCTCTCGTCTTTTAAAGGATAGAATTATCTTTGTAGACGGAGAGATAAACGATATGTCGGCTGATTTGGTTGTAGCTCAGCTTTTGTTTTTAGAAGCACAAAATCCCGATAAGGATATAAGCCTATATATTAATAGTCCAGGAGGCTCTGTAACGGCAGGTCTTGCAATTTACGATACCATGCAGCATATCCGTCCCGATGTACAAACAATTTGCTTGGGCCAATGTGCAAGTATGGGTGCCGTGCTTCTAGCAGGAGGAGCAAAAAATAAGCGTTACGCCCTCCCCTCTTCCCGTGTTATGATTCATCAGCCGTGGGGAGGTGTTCAAGGTCAAGCCGTAGATATTAATATTCAAGCAAAGGAAATTGTGAGACTAAAAAAACTTACAATAAAATACTTTGCCGAAAATACGGGAAAGACTGAAAAACAGGTAGCAGCTGATATGGAGCGGGATTTCTTTATGTCTGCTGAAGAAGCCTTAGCCTACGGTATTATCGATACCGTTATGAATAGGAGAAAAGATGGCTCGAAATAG
- a CDS encoding V-type ATP synthase subunit I produces MIVPMKKVTLLVLKKEQRHALKDLRKLGLVHIEDRPANGTLINELRSEKNDITLAMSLLTEYLPKKEKKGVTPPSLLSEEDTLTFVDSVLSLTSSYKSNMEEAARLSGEIASYEEWGEIDRADFTFLAENGIYIFPATAPLKTYNALAESLKTIRIGQGKTGVRFLIWSETNALPADLPQDVIPLKLPETSVKALKEKLKSLQAKIASYKQEMTKMSAYLNSLNALNEIVSKKLQFEIVHDGMQTIDFGSEEDGAQLVWLTGYIPSEDEAQLSSLAKEKSWAYLSQDPQEDDPVPTKIKRNKLVNLISPLIDFLGTVPGYTEPDISLWFLLFFGIFFAMIFGDAGYGAVLLLISIGLILKTKAKKQKVPTAFYMFGYLGLMTVIWGALVCNWFGMPTEIVPAFLKKLAVPAIANFTPEDVRNQNQILLCFTLGLVQLMIAHIVSLFRNIKSPKFLADVGSLSMLGGMYFVVLNLVVDSQKYAINNAVLLAIGVGFALNFIFVNYSTGIVPAIVESLKNIINMLLGVVNVFADIMSYIRLWAVGLAGGAISATVNEMAGPALGGVIIFAGVLLLLFGHGLNYIMNVLSVIVHGVRLNTLEFSNHVGLTWSGFKYEPFNE; encoded by the coding sequence ATGATTGTACCAATGAAAAAAGTAACTCTTTTAGTCTTAAAAAAAGAGCAGCGTCATGCCTTAAAAGATTTAAGAAAATTAGGACTTGTACACATTGAGGACCGCCCTGCAAACGGAACCCTCATAAACGAGTTACGATCCGAAAAAAATGATATAACTCTTGCTATGAGTCTTTTGACTGAATATCTTCCCAAAAAAGAGAAAAAAGGTGTAACACCTCCCTCTCTTTTAAGCGAAGAAGATACTCTTACCTTTGTAGATTCAGTATTATCGCTCACATCTTCTTATAAGAGCAATATGGAAGAAGCTGCAAGGCTTTCAGGCGAAATAGCTTCTTATGAAGAGTGGGGTGAAATAGACAGGGCTGATTTTACCTTCTTAGCAGAAAACGGAATTTATATTTTTCCGGCAACAGCCCCGTTAAAGACCTATAATGCTCTTGCTGAAAGCTTAAAAACAATAAGGATCGGGCAAGGCAAGACAGGGGTTAGATTTTTAATCTGGAGCGAAACAAATGCTCTGCCTGCCGATTTACCTCAGGATGTTATTCCTTTAAAGCTGCCGGAGACTTCAGTTAAGGCCTTAAAAGAAAAACTAAAGAGCTTGCAGGCAAAGATTGCGTCTTACAAGCAGGAAATGACAAAGATGTCAGCATACCTAAATTCTCTAAATGCCTTGAATGAGATTGTGAGCAAGAAACTTCAATTTGAGATTGTTCATGACGGTATGCAGACAATAGACTTTGGAAGTGAAGAAGATGGAGCCCAGCTTGTTTGGCTTACAGGTTATATTCCAAGTGAAGATGAAGCACAGCTTTCATCCCTTGCAAAGGAAAAGTCTTGGGCCTATCTTTCTCAAGACCCGCAAGAAGATGATCCTGTACCTACAAAGATAAAGAGAAATAAGCTTGTAAATCTTATTTCTCCCTTAATCGACTTTTTGGGTACTGTTCCCGGCTATACGGAACCGGATATTTCTCTTTGGTTCTTGCTATTTTTCGGCATTTTCTTTGCAATGATTTTCGGAGATGCCGGATATGGTGCCGTTTTGTTATTAATTTCAATCGGTTTGATTTTAAAAACAAAGGCAAAAAAACAAAAAGTACCTACAGCTTTTTATATGTTCGGCTATTTGGGACTTATGACTGTCATTTGGGGAGCACTTGTTTGTAACTGGTTCGGTATGCCTACGGAAATTGTTCCGGCCTTCCTTAAAAAGTTGGCTGTGCCGGCAATTGCAAACTTTACACCGGAGGATGTACGCAATCAAAACCAGATATTGCTTTGCTTTACTCTAGGTTTGGTCCAGTTGATGATAGCCCATATCGTAAGTTTATTTAGGAATATTAAATCTCCTAAATTCCTTGCCGATGTAGGCTCTCTTTCAATGCTCGGCGGAATGTATTTTGTGGTTTTAAACCTCGTTGTAGATTCCCAAAAGTATGCAATCAATAATGCCGTTCTTCTTGCGATAGGTGTAGGGTTTGCTTTAAACTTTATCTTTGTAAACTATTCTACAGGAATAGTACCGGCAATTGTTGAAAGCTTGAAGAATATTATAAATATGCTTTTGGGCGTAGTAAACGTATTTGCAGATATTATGAGTTATATAAGACTTTGGGCTGTAGGTCTTGCAGGCGGTGCTATAAGTGCAACCGTAAACGAGATGGCAGGTCCGGCCTTAGGCGGAGTAATAATCTTTGCAGGTGTTTTACTTTTATTGTTCGGACACGGTCTTAACTATATTATGAACGTGCTTTCCGTTATAGTCCATGGTGTTCGATTGAATACCTTGGAATTCTCTAATCATGTGGGCTTGACTTGGTCGGGCTTTAAATATGAACCCTTTAACGAATAA
- a CDS encoding MarR family transcriptional regulator: MLEDIYKNEIVNAWVEDNESIDLIEKRYKNISSVVDGMYDFVLSFSYYYTIRRDYGTDRKYTMIEMHILTDIYDHENITVSALAKKWNRTSSAISQIVHRLIKWELVYKEVNESDGKVFFLRTTEKAKETVLKHKAYDNKDNVKTRKKLLESFTVDEMVAFDKILKAYTRILEKNNSKNKPL, translated from the coding sequence ATGCTTGAGGATATTTATAAAAATGAAATAGTTAATGCATGGGTAGAAGATAATGAGTCCATCGATTTGATTGAGAAAAGGTACAAAAATATAAGTTCTGTTGTTGATGGTATGTATGACTTTGTATTGTCGTTTTCTTATTATTATACCATAAGAAGAGATTATGGCACGGATAGGAAATATACTATGATTGAAATGCATATTTTAACGGATATTTACGATCATGAAAATATAACGGTTTCAGCCCTTGCAAAAAAATGGAATAGAACATCAAGTGCTATTTCTCAAATTGTGCATAGACTTATAAAATGGGAATTGGTCTATAAAGAAGTTAATGAATCCGACGGTAAAGTCTTTTTTTTAAGAACTACAGAAAAAGCTAAAGAAACGGTTTTAAAGCATAAAGCTTATGATAATAAAGATAATGTCAAGACTCGAAAAAAACTGTTGGAATCTTTTACTGTGGATGAAATGGTAGCCTTCGATAAAATTCTAAAAGCCTATACACGAATTCTTGAAAAAAATAACAGTAAAAATAAGCCTTTATAA
- a CDS encoding single-stranded DNA-binding protein, producing the protein MADINHVVLVGRLTRDAELKYTSSGIAVCNFAVAVNRRRKTGDDWSEEASFFDVVLWGRQGEALNQYLVKGKQVAIDGELRQNRWEQDGQTRSKVEIVANNIQLVGGSAGQGGQPQSAPQRQGAYQGSSNNSYHDGNQPPSAYQRRPEPSYDDYQPDMGNSDLDNIPF; encoded by the coding sequence ATGGCAGATATAAACCATGTAGTATTGGTAGGCCGCTTAACCAGAGATGCTGAGCTTAAATATACGTCTTCCGGTATTGCTGTTTGTAATTTTGCCGTAGCTGTCAACAGAAGACGGAAAACAGGCGATGACTGGAGCGAAGAAGCTAGTTTTTTTGACGTGGTTCTTTGGGGACGGCAGGGTGAGGCATTAAATCAGTATCTTGTAAAGGGAAAACAGGTCGCTATCGACGGAGAGCTTAGGCAAAACCGTTGGGAGCAAGACGGACAAACCCGAAGCAAGGTTGAGATTGTTGCCAACAATATTCAACTTGTCGGAGGTTCTGCCGGTCAGGGCGGACAACCTCAGTCAGCTCCTCAGCGTCAAGGAGCATATCAGGGCAGTTCAAATAATTCGTATCATGATGGAAATCAGCCTCCTTCTGCTTATCAAAGAAGACCTGAACCTTCATATGACGATTACCAGCCGGATATGGGAAATTCAGATTTGGATAATATTCCATTTTAA